The Actinopolyspora erythraea genome has a segment encoding these proteins:
- a CDS encoding MarR family winged helix-turn-helix transcriptional regulator, whose translation MKRPPDIISAARGQWKEIHPELDTSSMEVVGRVLRAAAVLRQRLDTTLSDEGLNRAEFDLLSALRRSGEPVTPGRLNSLMVASGAATTKRVQQLAERGLLERVRDQHDRRSARVLITEYGAEVIDRAFARNLDAERELLAGLSSKQRDAVAGGLAELLYSLEGTPPPAPQSPGPDEPPARR comes from the coding sequence ATGAAACGCCCTCCGGACATCATCAGCGCAGCGCGCGGGCAGTGGAAGGAGATCCATCCCGAGCTGGACACCTCCAGCATGGAGGTCGTCGGCCGGGTGCTCCGCGCGGCCGCCGTGCTGCGCCAACGGTTGGACACCACCCTGAGCGACGAGGGGCTCAACCGGGCCGAGTTCGACCTCCTCTCGGCGCTGCGCCGCAGCGGGGAACCGGTCACGCCGGGACGCCTCAACAGCCTGATGGTCGCCTCCGGGGCGGCGACGACCAAACGCGTGCAGCAACTCGCGGAGCGCGGCCTTCTCGAACGCGTCCGCGACCAGCACGACCGACGCAGCGCACGGGTCCTGATCACCGAGTACGGCGCGGAGGTCATCGACAGGGCCTTCGCCAGGAATCTGGACGCGGAGCGTGAACTGCTCGCCGGGCTCAGCTCCAAGCAGCGCGACGCCGTGGCCGGCGGACTCGCGGAACTGCTCTACTCCCTGGAGGGCACCCCGCCCCCCGCGCCGCAGTCCCCGGGCCCGGACGAGCCACCGGCGCGGCGGTGA
- a CDS encoding polyamine aminopropyltransferase gives MTSTEQEDELAGAADSAPDGPDSAANRTAWFHRPGPARFAVLLAVFVCSACGLVYELALVALGSYLIGNSVGQASIVLSLMVFAMGIGALVAKPLQRRAAVSFVVVELVLALLGGLSVLGLYAAFAWLSLYTPMLIVTSLVLGTLIGAEIPLLMVLLQRIRRQEAGSAVADMFAADYVGALIGGLAFPFLLLPLLGQVRGALLVGMLNAAAGLGLILTVYRVELGKRLVALLTALVVLIGGVLGGAFALSGRFETTARQALYDDPVVHAERSKYQEIVLTRSRSLSGRTDTRLFLNGDLQFSSVDERRYHEALVHPAMVGNPSNVLILGGGDGLALREVLRYPEVERVTLVELDPAVLRLGRQDPRLTSLNEHAFDDPRVSTVAADAFSWLRRNGERYDAILVDMPDPDSTETAKLYSTEFYSLVRRSMAEGARVNVQAGSPYFAPEAYWCVEASMRQAGLATVPYSRPIPSFGQWGFQLGVSGDSAPRPRLAEDVPELRTLDERTLRAATVFPPDRGRIAGVEPSTLMHPRIVEYERGAWRNY, from the coding sequence ATGACCAGCACCGAACAGGAAGACGAACTCGCCGGAGCGGCGGACTCGGCCCCCGACGGCCCCGACAGCGCGGCGAATCGAACCGCCTGGTTCCACCGGCCAGGCCCGGCACGGTTCGCGGTGCTGTTGGCGGTGTTCGTCTGCTCGGCGTGCGGACTCGTCTACGAGCTCGCGCTGGTCGCGCTCGGCAGTTACCTGATCGGCAACAGCGTGGGCCAGGCCTCCATCGTGCTGTCGTTGATGGTGTTCGCCATGGGGATCGGCGCGCTGGTGGCCAAACCGCTGCAACGCCGGGCGGCGGTCTCCTTCGTCGTCGTGGAGCTGGTGCTGGCGCTGCTCGGGGGGCTGAGCGTGCTCGGGCTCTACGCCGCCTTCGCGTGGCTGAGCCTGTACACGCCGATGCTGATCGTGACCTCCCTGGTGCTGGGGACACTGATCGGCGCGGAGATCCCGCTGCTGATGGTGCTGTTGCAGCGGATCAGGCGCCAGGAGGCGGGGTCGGCGGTGGCCGACATGTTCGCCGCCGACTACGTGGGCGCCCTGATCGGGGGACTGGCCTTCCCGTTCCTGCTGCTCCCGCTGCTGGGCCAGGTCCGGGGAGCGCTGCTGGTCGGCATGCTCAACGCGGCGGCGGGGCTGGGGCTGATCCTGACCGTCTACCGGGTTGAGCTGGGAAAGCGGCTGGTGGCGCTGCTGACGGCACTGGTCGTGCTGATCGGTGGTGTGCTCGGCGGCGCCTTCGCGCTGTCCGGCCGGTTCGAGACCACGGCGCGGCAGGCGCTCTACGACGATCCGGTCGTGCACGCGGAGCGGTCGAAGTACCAGGAGATCGTGCTCACCCGGTCCAGATCGCTGAGCGGGCGGACCGACACCCGGCTGTTCCTCAACGGGGACCTGCAGTTCAGTTCGGTGGACGAGCGCCGCTACCACGAGGCCCTGGTGCACCCGGCCATGGTGGGTAATCCCTCGAACGTGCTGATCCTGGGCGGTGGTGACGGGCTCGCGCTGCGCGAAGTGCTGCGCTATCCGGAGGTGGAGCGGGTCACGCTGGTCGAACTCGACCCGGCGGTGCTGCGGTTGGGGCGGCAGGACCCGCGTCTGACCTCGCTGAACGAGCACGCCTTCGACGATCCGCGCGTGAGCACGGTCGCGGCGGACGCGTTCAGCTGGTTGCGCCGCAACGGGGAGCGCTACGACGCGATCCTGGTGGACATGCCCGATCCGGACTCCACCGAGACCGCGAAGCTGTACTCCACCGAGTTCTACTCGCTGGTGCGCAGATCGATGGCCGAGGGGGCCAGGGTCAACGTGCAGGCGGGCTCACCGTACTTCGCGCCCGAGGCCTACTGGTGCGTCGAGGCGTCCATGCGGCAGGCCGGGCTGGCCACCGTGCCGTACTCCCGTCCCATCCCGAGCTTCGGGCAGTGGGGCTTCCAACTGGGTGTCTCCGGCGACTCCGCACCACGACCTCGGCTGGCGGAGGACGTGCCGGAGCTGCGGACGCTGGACGAGCGCACGTTGCGGGCGGCGACGGTGTTCCCGCCGGACCGGGGCCGAATCGCCGGCGTCGAGCCCTCGACCCTGATGCATCCGAGGATCGTCGAGTACGAGCGGGGCGCCTGGCGGAACTACTGA
- a CDS encoding DUF350 domain-containing protein, which produces MFQELLFGLSAAIAYGIVGTVLMILGYVLVDLVTPGKLRDLIWVNRNANAAILLVSGLLGVGIILTTAIAASSNDLVYGLIGTLSYGLLGLILMGLSFLLIDAVTPRRLGDELSTESAHPGTWVSAAAHVVIATIIAAAIW; this is translated from the coding sequence TTGTTCCAGGAACTGCTCTTCGGCCTGTCCGCGGCGATCGCCTACGGCATCGTCGGGACCGTTCTGATGATCCTCGGCTACGTGCTCGTGGATCTGGTCACCCCGGGCAAGCTACGCGACCTCATCTGGGTCAACCGCAACGCGAACGCGGCCATCCTGCTGGTCTCGGGCCTGCTCGGCGTGGGGATCATCCTCACCACCGCCATCGCCGCCAGTTCGAACGACCTGGTCTACGGTCTGATCGGCACGCTGTCCTACGGGCTGCTCGGGCTGATCCTGATGGGGCTCTCCTTCCTGCTCATCGACGCGGTCACGCCGCGCAGGCTCGGCGACGAGCTGTCCACCGAATCCGCCCACCCGGGAACCTGGGTCTCGGCGGCGGCGCACGTGGTGATCGCGACGATCATCGCCGCGGCGATCTGGTAA
- a CDS encoding DUF4247 domain-containing protein, whose protein sequence is MKPKFWFVIAGMTAVLALLIAMVTIFSTGTGPRAYVAKNYTRAVHLDKPGDDDNKAYTSRLKPSTVVDDITDSWEPISQYARGSGVYLRYSEDAVIVQPRDRGSVIHVMELDEAYNHYHHVVGGVWGWGGPRGQTFRGGGPGSGK, encoded by the coding sequence ATGAAACCGAAATTCTGGTTCGTCATCGCGGGCATGACGGCGGTTCTGGCGCTGCTCATCGCGATGGTGACGATCTTTTCCACCGGCACGGGGCCGCGCGCCTACGTGGCGAAGAACTACACCAGAGCCGTCCACCTGGACAAACCGGGTGACGACGACAACAAGGCGTACACCTCGAGACTGAAACCGTCCACCGTGGTCGACGACATCACCGACAGCTGGGAGCCGATCTCGCAGTACGCGCGGGGCAGCGGCGTCTACCTGCGCTACAGCGAGGACGCCGTGATCGTGCAACCCCGCGACCGGGGCTCGGTCATCCACGTCATGGAGCTCGACGAGGCCTACAACCACTACCACCACGTCGTCGGCGGGGTCTGGGGCTGGGGCGGACCACGCGGGCAGACCTTCCGGGGCGGCGGACCTGGATCGGGCAAATGA
- a CDS encoding DUF4178 domain-containing protein, producing the protein MANIFVILPIVVLLVLVVALVVALVLRGRNARHGGHGREERRAKDPFDTTDQDALRGDPRTLTAGDIVEIRGTSYTVRGTLRLSEGGWRWSEHLLDDAKGTQVWLGVEEDPDLVLTLWTPLGPEETEPPSPGPGRIRFGEREFRSEESGSARFSSEATTGLNEHGSVRYHDYEASDGTMLGFESFDGADWEATLGEELTRYDVRIYPASA; encoded by the coding sequence TTGGCGAACATATTCGTGATCCTTCCGATCGTCGTACTGCTGGTCCTGGTGGTGGCGCTCGTGGTCGCACTGGTGCTTCGGGGCAGGAACGCCCGGCACGGCGGTCACGGTCGCGAGGAACGACGGGCCAAGGACCCGTTCGACACCACCGACCAGGACGCGCTGCGGGGAGATCCGCGCACGCTGACGGCGGGCGACATCGTGGAGATCCGGGGAACGTCCTACACGGTGCGGGGGACGCTCCGCCTGTCGGAGGGCGGCTGGCGCTGGTCGGAACACCTGTTGGACGACGCCAAGGGGACCCAGGTGTGGCTGGGCGTGGAGGAGGACCCCGACCTGGTCCTGACACTGTGGACCCCCCTCGGCCCGGAAGAGACGGAACCGCCCTCGCCCGGACCGGGCCGGATCCGGTTCGGCGAACGCGAGTTCCGTTCCGAGGAGTCGGGCTCCGCCCGGTTCAGCAGCGAGGCGACCACCGGGCTCAACGAGCACGGCAGCGTCCGCTACCACGACTACGAGGCCTCCGACGGCACGATGCTCGGTTTCGAGTCCTTCGACGGCGCCGACTGGGAAGCCACCCTGGGTGAGGAACTCACCCGCTACGACGTGCGTATCTATCCGGCTTCGGCCTGA
- the otsB gene encoding trehalose-phosphatase, with translation MTAEALPAELRRTIVQLARTPRLLVACDYDGTLAPIVGDPSQAKPLPESVHAMRSLAALSATTAAVISGRALRDLATLSRLPAEVHLVGSHGSEFDVGFVHELDPDITHLRTQLQRSLQDITAGQPGVTLEAKPASVAVHVRRADPEVSERVLDAVRTGPATWEGVQVTDGKSVMELAVVETDKGNAFEALRHQIGCTGAIFLGDDVTDEKVFSKLHGPDLGIKVGEGDTLAHYRVPDTPGVATVLALLMEERRTWLYGEQAPAIERLSMLANERTVALLTPDARVTWMCHPGPDSAAVFADLLGGRAAGHFSVLPAQPQQENGGNGAPRSTLPLGQRYVPGTMTVETRWSRLMVTDYLEHGGDSHRTDLIRVIEGSTRAAVEFAPRPEFGQVPVRMTAEAEGIRVHGTSEPMVLYSPSVKWRITSDGMHETAHAELDLSEDSPVVLELRCGTETLGSSELTERERRSIANEYWSEWADQLRLPDVENDLVVRSALTLRGLCNTDTGGIMAAATTSLPEEIGGVRNWDYRYCWLRDGAMSARALVSLGSTAEAEAFLDWLHRVMDTLPGPERLHPLYSLAGGTLGPEAVIDTLPGYAGSRPVRVGNLADQQVQLDVFGPVVELATDLAMAHGKLRDADWELVKGMAEAVERRWFEPDHGIWEERDVPRHHVYSKVMCWVTIDRAIKLAAHYDRPAEPNWVQLREQIAEDVLKNGWHPDVQAFTTAYEGSDLDAASLHVGLSGLIDPSDERFKSTVTAIESELRSGSTVYRYRRDDGLPGHEGGFHLCATWLIEAYLLIGRRTEAEELFQQIVDNAGPTGLLSEEYDPIAERSLGNHPQAYSHLGLIRCAQLLAE, from the coding sequence TTGACCGCCGAAGCCCTCCCCGCCGAGCTTCGTCGTACGATCGTGCAGCTCGCGCGCACACCTCGCCTGCTGGTCGCCTGCGACTACGACGGCACACTGGCCCCGATCGTGGGGGATCCCAGTCAAGCGAAACCACTGCCCGAATCGGTGCACGCGATGCGCTCGCTGGCCGCCCTGTCCGCCACGACCGCCGCGGTCATCTCCGGCAGGGCTCTCCGGGATCTCGCCACGCTCTCCCGGCTCCCCGCCGAGGTCCACTTGGTGGGCAGCCACGGCTCCGAGTTCGACGTCGGCTTCGTCCACGAACTCGACCCCGACATCACGCACCTGCGGACCCAGTTGCAGCGCAGCCTGCAGGACATCACGGCGGGACAGCCCGGTGTAACGCTGGAGGCGAAGCCCGCCAGCGTCGCCGTGCACGTCCGCCGGGCCGATCCCGAGGTCAGCGAGCGGGTGCTCGACGCCGTGCGCACCGGCCCGGCCACCTGGGAGGGCGTGCAGGTCACCGACGGCAAGTCGGTGATGGAACTCGCGGTGGTCGAAACCGACAAGGGCAACGCCTTCGAGGCGTTGCGGCACCAGATCGGCTGCACCGGGGCGATATTCCTCGGCGACGACGTCACCGACGAGAAGGTCTTCAGCAAGCTGCACGGACCGGACCTGGGAATCAAGGTCGGCGAGGGCGACACGCTCGCCCATTACCGGGTACCGGACACCCCCGGGGTGGCGACGGTGCTGGCGCTGTTGATGGAGGAGCGCCGGACCTGGCTGTACGGCGAGCAGGCACCGGCGATCGAACGGCTGTCGATGCTGGCCAACGAGCGGACGGTGGCGCTGCTGACGCCGGACGCCCGGGTGACGTGGATGTGCCACCCCGGACCGGACTCCGCCGCGGTGTTCGCCGACCTGCTCGGCGGGCGGGCCGCCGGACACTTCTCGGTGCTGCCCGCACAGCCGCAGCAGGAGAATGGCGGCAACGGCGCGCCCCGCAGCACGCTGCCACTGGGGCAGCGCTACGTGCCCGGCACCATGACGGTGGAGACGCGCTGGTCCCGGCTGATGGTCACCGACTACCTGGAGCACGGCGGCGACTCCCACCGCACCGACCTGATCCGGGTGATCGAGGGCAGCACCCGCGCGGCGGTGGAATTCGCACCCCGCCCCGAGTTCGGCCAGGTACCGGTGCGGATGACCGCGGAGGCCGAGGGGATCCGGGTGCACGGCACCTCCGAACCGATGGTGCTGTACTCGCCCTCGGTGAAGTGGCGGATCACCTCGGACGGCATGCACGAGACCGCGCACGCCGAGCTGGACCTCTCCGAGGACTCCCCCGTGGTGCTGGAGCTGCGGTGCGGCACCGAGACGCTGGGCTCCTCCGAGCTGACCGAGCGGGAACGGCGTTCGATCGCGAACGAGTACTGGTCGGAGTGGGCCGACCAGCTGCGGCTGCCGGACGTGGAGAACGACCTGGTGGTTCGTTCGGCGCTGACGTTGCGCGGGCTGTGCAACACCGACACCGGTGGGATCATGGCCGCCGCCACCACCTCGCTGCCGGAGGAGATCGGTGGGGTGCGCAACTGGGACTACCGCTACTGCTGGCTGCGGGACGGGGCGATGAGCGCCCGCGCGCTGGTGTCGCTGGGCTCCACCGCGGAGGCCGAGGCGTTCCTGGACTGGCTGCACCGGGTGATGGACACGCTGCCCGGTCCCGAACGGCTCCACCCGCTGTACTCGCTGGCGGGCGGCACCCTCGGCCCGGAGGCGGTCATCGACACGCTGCCCGGTTACGCCGGTTCCCGCCCGGTGCGGGTGGGCAACCTGGCCGACCAGCAGGTGCAGTTGGACGTGTTCGGCCCCGTGGTGGAACTGGCCACCGACCTAGCGATGGCGCACGGCAAACTGCGGGACGCCGACTGGGAACTGGTCAAGGGCATGGCCGAGGCGGTGGAGCGGCGCTGGTTCGAACCCGATCACGGCATCTGGGAGGAACGCGACGTGCCCAGGCACCACGTCTACTCCAAGGTGATGTGCTGGGTCACGATCGACCGGGCGATCAAACTGGCCGCCCACTACGACCGGCCCGCCGAGCCGAACTGGGTGCAGCTGCGCGAGCAGATCGCCGAGGACGTGCTCAAGAACGGTTGGCATCCCGACGTGCAGGCCTTCACCACGGCCTACGAGGGGTCCGATCTGGACGCGGCGTCGCTGCACGTGGGGCTTTCCGGTCTTATCGACCCGAGCGACGAGCGTTTCAAGTCCACCGTCACGGCGATCGAGTCGGAGCTGCGCAGCGGTTCGACGGTCTACCGCTACCGCCGTGACGACGGACTGCCGGGCCACGAGGGCGGATTCCACCTGTGCGCCACCTGGCTGATCGAGGCCTACCTGCTGATCGGTAGGCGCACCGAGGCCGAGGAGCTGTTCCAGCAGATCGTGGACAACGCCGGCCCCACGGGTCTGCTCTCCGAGGAGTACGACCCGATCGCGGAGCGTTCGCTGGGCAACCATCCGCAGGCGTACTCGCACCTCGGACTGATCCGCTGCGCCCAGTTGCTGGCCGAGTGA
- a CDS encoding alpha,alpha-trehalose-phosphate synthase (UDP-forming), producing MTKGNEPTKADFVVVANRLPVDLERMEDGTQRWKHSPGGLVTALEPFLRARHGAWVGWPGVADVEVDPFADGDMWLHPVRLSAAEFREYYEGFSNATLWPLYHDVVVPPVFDRSWWDTYQRVNQRFAEAAAEVSAEGATVWIQDYQLQLVPAMLRELRPDLRIGFFLHIPFPPVELFMQLPWRTEIVRGLLGADLVGFHRPGGAQNFMWLARRLAGFEPSRAQVGVRSRPGVVQVGDRAVRVGAFPISIASGELDQLARTKEVQQRAKAIRAELGNPRRIMLGVDRLDYTKGIDVRLNAMYELLSEGHATVEDVAMIQVATPSRERVEHYKQMREDIERKVGSINGEFGRVGHPAVHYLHTSVDRKDLIAFYCAADVMIVTPVRDGMNLVCKEYVACRGDLGGSLVLSEFAGAAAELTSALLVNPHDLDGVKDTMLAALNLDQAEGRRRMRALRRQVLTHDVDRWARSFLEALGASPTS from the coding sequence GTGACCAAGGGCAACGAGCCCACGAAAGCTGACTTCGTCGTCGTCGCCAACCGGCTGCCGGTCGACCTGGAACGCATGGAGGACGGAACCCAGCGTTGGAAGCACAGCCCCGGCGGGCTGGTCACCGCGCTGGAGCCCTTCCTGCGCGCCCGCCACGGGGCGTGGGTCGGCTGGCCGGGCGTGGCCGACGTCGAAGTGGACCCCTTCGCCGACGGGGACATGTGGCTGCACCCGGTACGACTGTCGGCGGCCGAGTTCCGGGAGTACTACGAGGGGTTCTCCAACGCCACGTTGTGGCCGCTGTACCACGACGTGGTGGTCCCGCCGGTGTTCGACCGTTCCTGGTGGGACACCTATCAGCGGGTCAACCAGAGGTTCGCCGAGGCGGCGGCCGAGGTCAGCGCCGAGGGCGCGACCGTGTGGATCCAGGACTACCAGCTGCAGCTGGTACCGGCGATGCTGCGCGAACTGCGCCCCGATCTGCGAATCGGGTTCTTCCTGCACATCCCGTTCCCGCCCGTCGAGCTGTTCATGCAGCTGCCGTGGCGCACCGAGATCGTGCGGGGGCTGCTCGGCGCCGACCTGGTGGGTTTCCACCGGCCCGGGGGTGCGCAGAACTTCATGTGGCTGGCCCGTCGTCTCGCCGGTTTCGAGCCCAGCCGCGCGCAGGTGGGGGTGCGTTCCCGTCCCGGTGTGGTTCAGGTGGGCGACCGCGCCGTGCGGGTGGGGGCGTTCCCGATCTCCATCGCCTCCGGCGAGCTCGACCAGCTCGCTCGCACGAAAGAAGTACAGCAGCGGGCCAAGGCCATCCGCGCGGAGCTGGGCAATCCGCGCCGGATCATGCTCGGGGTCGACCGTCTGGATTACACCAAGGGCATCGACGTACGCCTCAACGCGATGTACGAGCTGCTGTCCGAGGGACACGCTACCGTCGAGGACGTCGCGATGATCCAGGTCGCCACCCCCAGTCGGGAGCGGGTGGAGCACTACAAGCAGATGCGCGAGGACATCGAGCGCAAGGTCGGTAGCATCAACGGCGAATTCGGCCGAGTGGGTCACCCGGCAGTGCACTATTTGCACACTTCGGTGGACCGAAAGGACCTGATCGCGTTCTACTGCGCGGCTGATGTCATGATCGTCACGCCGGTTCGCGACGGGATGAACCTCGTCTGCAAGGAGTACGTGGCCTGCCGCGGCGACCTCGGAGGTAGCCTCGTACTCAGTGAGTTCGCCGGAGCGGCGGCCGAGCTCACCAGCGCCCTACTGGTGAATCCGCACGACCTGGACGGCGTCAAGGACACCATGCTGGCGGCCCTGAATCTCGACCAGGCCGAGGGACGCCGTAGGATGCGCGCATTGCGTAGGCAAGTGCTCACGCACGATGTCGACCGCTGGGCGCGGTCGTTCCTCGAGGCGCTGGGTGCTTCGCCGACGAGCTGA
- a CDS encoding threonine/serine exporter family protein, which produces MGITQRARGVLRRRDPSETVGTRNVVYGPALPDDSTVHLVLELALRIGEIQMASGVGASDVSATITSVTDAYGLPHCEVDVIYTSITVSCYRGTENLPITSLRVVRNRSLDYTRLAGVEHLIRRIVAGEITTSDAYAELETIARAPHPFPRAVATLAWAGMAAALSVLLGGGTTPPMLPLVAAASTALVDRVGRVLNQRGLPVFFQQTVGGALATSVALACFATDILPTAALAVAANIIVLLSGMTVVGSMQDAITGYNVTAAGRIAELALTSAGLIAGVVLALYLALRILGADALGGGLNVQELGGGVLPFPGLLELPLQGLAGAATSACFAVASYSPPRPLIMAAGGGAIAALVFQLMARLEFNPIFASAIATTMVGFIGGVIARRLRIPALVVAVSGVAPLLPGLATYRALYELSVQGNPAGLSTLMIAAATGLALGAGVVLGEFLSQPVRTGLGRLERRMSGPRMSGPLRPTGRRLD; this is translated from the coding sequence GTGGGAATCACGCAGCGCGCACGTGGTGTGCTGCGGCGGCGCGATCCTTCCGAAACCGTCGGGACTCGCAACGTCGTCTACGGCCCCGCCCTGCCGGACGACTCGACGGTCCACCTCGTACTCGAACTGGCACTGCGCATCGGCGAGATCCAGATGGCCAGCGGCGTCGGCGCCTCCGACGTCAGCGCCACCATCACCAGCGTCACCGACGCCTACGGTCTCCCGCACTGCGAAGTGGACGTGATCTACACATCCATCACGGTTTCATGCTATCGGGGGACGGAGAACCTTCCGATCACCTCACTGCGCGTGGTGCGCAACCGCTCGCTGGACTACACCCGGCTCGCCGGGGTGGAGCACCTGATCCGCCGCATCGTCGCGGGTGAGATCACCACCTCCGACGCCTACGCCGAGCTGGAGACCATCGCCCGCGCCCCGCACCCCTTCCCGCGCGCCGTGGCCACCCTCGCCTGGGCGGGCATGGCCGCCGCCCTCTCGGTCCTGCTCGGCGGCGGCACCACCCCACCGATGCTGCCGCTGGTGGCGGCCGCCTCGACCGCGCTGGTCGACCGCGTGGGCCGGGTGCTCAACCAGCGCGGCCTCCCCGTGTTCTTCCAGCAGACCGTCGGCGGCGCGCTGGCCACCAGCGTCGCGCTGGCCTGTTTCGCCACCGACATCCTCCCCACCGCCGCGCTCGCGGTGGCCGCGAACATCATCGTGCTGCTGTCCGGCATGACCGTGGTCGGCTCCATGCAGGACGCCATCACCGGCTACAACGTCACGGCGGCGGGCCGGATCGCCGAACTGGCCCTGACCTCGGCGGGACTGATAGCCGGTGTGGTACTCGCCCTCTACCTCGCCCTGCGCATCCTGGGGGCCGACGCCCTGGGCGGCGGGCTGAACGTCCAGGAACTCGGTGGAGGTGTGTTGCCGTTCCCCGGCCTGCTGGAACTGCCACTACAGGGACTCGCGGGAGCCGCCACCTCCGCCTGTTTCGCGGTGGCGAGCTACTCCCCACCACGCCCGCTGATCATGGCCGCGGGCGGTGGGGCCATCGCCGCCCTGGTCTTCCAGCTCATGGCCCGTCTCGAGTTCAACCCGATCTTCGCCTCGGCGATAGCCACCACCATGGTCGGCTTCATCGGCGGGGTCATAGCGCGCAGACTCCGCATCCCGGCGTTGGTGGTGGCCGTCTCCGGCGTGGCACCACTGCTCCCCGGGCTGGCCACCTACCGGGCGCTGTACGAACTGTCGGTGCAGGGCAACCCGGCGGGGTTGTCCACCCTGATGATCGCCGCGGCCACCGGGCTCGCGCTCGGCGCGGGAGTGGTGCTCGGCGAGTTCCTCTCCCAACCCGTACGCACGGGGCTCGGCAGGCTGGAACGTCGCATGTCGGGCCCCCGCATGTCCGGGCCGCTGCGCCCCACCGGCCGCAGGTTGGACTGA